A window from Citrus sinensis cultivar Valencia sweet orange chromosome 3, DVS_A1.0, whole genome shotgun sequence encodes these proteins:
- the LOC102615033 gene encoding germin-like protein subfamily 1 member 17 translates to MRNVQFLTGFALLILASSLASAFDPSPLQDICVAIDEPKNAVFVNGKFCKDPKLARPGDFFLSGLDKPGNTANRLGFSVKNANVDQIPGLNTLGISAVRIDYAPYGQNPPHTHPRATEILTVLEGTLYVGFVTSNQLNNTLIAKVLKKGDAFVFPIGLIHFQFNIGKTNAVAIAALSSQNPGVITMANSVFGANPPINPDFLSKAFQLDADVVKDLEAKF, encoded by the exons ATGAGAAATGTTCAATTTCTTACAGGTTTTGCTCTCTTGATTTTGGCTTCTTCATTGGCCTCTGCCTTTGACCCTAGTCCTCTTCAGGATATCTGTGTAGCCATTGATGAGCCCAAGAACGCAG TCTTTGTCAACGGGAAGTTCTGCAAGGACCCCAAGCTTGCCAGGCCAGGAGATTTCTTCTTATCAGGGCTAGACAAGCCTGGGAACACAGCAAACCGACTTGGCTTCAGTGtaaaaaatgcaaatgttGACCAAATTCCAGGACTCAACACTCTCGGAATATCAGCAGTCCGTATTGACTATGCACCCTATGGCCAAAACCCTCCTCACACTCACCCTCGTGCCACTGAAATCCTGACGGTTTTGGAAGGAACACTTTATGTTGGTTTTGTGACATCAAACCAGCTAAACAACACACTCATTGCAAAAGTTCTGAAAAAGGGAGATGCTTTCGTGTTTCCAATTGGTTTGATTCACTTCCAGTTCAACATTGGAAAAACAAATGCAGTTGCCATCGCCGCTCTAAGCAGCCAGAATCCTGGTGTCATTACCATGGCAAACTCGGTCTTCGGAGCCAATCCTCCAATCAATCCTGATTTTCTTTCAAAGGCATTCCAGTTGGACGCAGATGTGGTGAAAGATCTTGAGGCCAAGTTCTAA